In Chlorocebus sabaeus isolate Y175 chromosome 11, mChlSab1.0.hap1, whole genome shotgun sequence, one DNA window encodes the following:
- the OR5BS1 gene encoding olfactory receptor 5BS1, with amino-acid sequence MEVSNMTTVTVFVLLGLSNNPQVQALLFVLFLAIYLLTLLGNLLMVLVISTDSHLHTPMYFFLRHLSFLDAFYSSIIVPKLLENLLSKEKTISFLECFTQISLVIFSGATEACLLSVMAYDRFQAVCHPLLYVVVMNRRVCAGLVGSSWAIGIGTGLINTLLLAQQHFCGPNVIRSFACELPPVLLLICSNPCSSIASILTTMSVLGLGTLVLLLGSYSCIITTALRINSATGRNKIFSTCSSHFLMVTIFYTSGVLRYMIPASGSALEQVLSVQYSVITPLLNPLIYSLKNQEVKVALRRMLARKSRLPL; translated from the exons ATGGAAGTCAGCAACATGACCACAGTCACTGTGTTTGTTCTCCTAGGACTGTCCAACAACCCTCAGGTTCAggcactgctctttgttctgttcctgGCAATTTATCTCTTGACTCTACTGGGGAACCTGCTGATGGTGCTGGTGATCAGTACTGATTCCCACCTCCACAcccccatgtacttcttcctgAGACACCTCTCCTTCCTGGATGCTTTCTATTCCTCAATTATTGTGCCTAAACTGCTAGAGAACCTTCTTTCTAAGGAGAAGACAATATCCTTCCTTGAGTGTTTCACCCAGATCTCCCTGGTCATATTTTCTGGAGCTACTGAGGCTTGCCTCCTCTCGGTCATGGCCTACGACCGGTTTCAGGCCGTGTGTCATCCGCTGTTGTATGTGGTGGTTATGAACAGGAGGGTGTGTGCTGGCCTGGTGGGGTCATCCTGGGCCATAGGAATCGGGACTGGCCTAATTAACACCCTCCTGCTTGCTCAGCAGCACTTCTGCGGCCCTAACGTCATCCGCAGTTTTGCCTGCGAGCTTCCTCCGGTGCTCTTATTGATCTGTTCCAACCCCTGCTCTAGCATCGCCTCCATTCTCACCACCATGTCAGTCCTGGGCCTTGGCACCCTTGTCCTTTTGCTGGGTTCCTACAGCTGTATCATCACAACAGCCCTGAGGATCAACTCTGCCACAGGTCGGAACAAGATCTTTTCCACCTGCTCTTCCCATTTCCTTATGGTCACCATCTTTTATACTTCAGGAGTTCTCAG GTATATGATTCCAGCATCCGGCTCAGCCCTAGAGCAAGTGCTCTCCGTGCAGTACAGTGTGATAACCCCCCTGCTGAACCCCCTCATCTATAGTCTGAAGAACCAGGAGGTAAAGGTGGCTCTGAGGAGGATGCTGGCCAGGAAGTCCAGGCTTCCCTTGTAG
- the LALBA gene encoding alpha-lactalbumin — MIWKTITLFLGAAKMRSFVPLFLVGILFPAIPAKQFTKCELSQLLKDIDGYGGIALPEFICTMFHTSGYDTQAIVESNGSTEYGLFQISNKLWCKSSQVPQSRNICDISCDKFLDDDITDDIMCAKKILDIKGIDYWLAHKALCTEKLEQWLCEKL; from the exons ATGATATGGAAGACCATCACTTT GTTCTTGGGGGCCGCCAAAATGAGGTCGTTTGTCCCTCTGTTCCTGGTGGGCATCCTGTTCCCTGCCATCCCGGCCAAGCAATTTACAAAATGTGAGCTGTCCCAGCTGCTGAAAGACATAGATGGTTATGGAGGCATCGCTTTGCCTGAAT TCATCTGTACCATGTTTCACACCAGTGGTTATGACACACAAGCCATAGTTGAAAGCAATGGAAGCACAGAATATGGACTCTTCCAGATCAGTAATAAGCTTTGGTGCAAGAGCAGCCAGGTCCCTCAGTCAAGGAATATCTGCGACATCTCCTGTGACA AGTTCCTGGACGATGACATTACTGATGACATAATGTGTGCCAAGAAGATCCTGGATATTAAAGGAATTGACTACTG GTTGGCCCATAAAGCCCTCTGCACTGAGAAGCTGGAACAGTGGCTTTGTGAGAAGTTGTGA